One window of Brevibacterium pigmentatum genomic DNA carries:
- a CDS encoding M20 metallopeptidase family protein, whose amino-acid sequence MHDLIAQGQTLLPELQDLRRSLHADPEIGLDLPRTQAAVLAALSGLDLELTTGEDTTSVIAVLRGTHPNRPADAPAVLLRGDMDALPVTEETDEPFASTNGYMHACGHDLHTAGLVGAARLLHARRDRLAGDIVFMFQPGEEGWNGASVMIDEGVLDAAGTRVIAAFGAHVLPGPRGVVATRPGTLQAGSNTLRVTIHRRGGHGSQPQTAVDPVPVLAELVTALQNMVSRRIDVFDPIALSVTQLSASDAINVIPASATLGATVRTLSDASLDIVRTRSKQLADGIAAAHGCSAEVDFDAQYPVTVNDDDETAWAMEELRVLLGEDRVKLLEQPIMPSEDFSFGLAAVPGTYLMFGAERTDVPAERQGNNHSPFVIFDDSVLGDQAALLAHLAIERLAKATRTS is encoded by the coding sequence ATGCACGATCTCATCGCACAAGGACAGACCCTGCTCCCTGAGCTCCAGGACCTGCGGCGTTCCCTCCATGCGGACCCGGAGATCGGTCTCGACCTGCCCCGCACGCAGGCGGCGGTTCTGGCCGCCCTGTCCGGCCTCGACCTCGAGCTGACCACGGGTGAGGACACCACCTCGGTGATCGCCGTTCTGCGCGGAACGCATCCGAACAGGCCGGCCGACGCTCCAGCGGTGCTGCTGCGCGGAGACATGGACGCCCTTCCCGTGACAGAGGAGACGGATGAGCCCTTCGCCTCGACGAACGGATACATGCACGCCTGCGGCCACGACCTGCACACAGCCGGACTCGTCGGAGCCGCACGGCTCCTTCACGCCCGACGCGACCGACTTGCCGGGGACATCGTCTTCATGTTCCAGCCCGGGGAAGAGGGCTGGAACGGGGCGTCGGTGATGATCGACGAAGGCGTGCTCGACGCAGCCGGGACGCGGGTGATCGCTGCATTCGGGGCGCATGTGCTCCCGGGTCCGCGCGGCGTGGTCGCCACCCGGCCGGGCACCCTCCAAGCGGGTTCGAACACACTGCGGGTGACGATCCACCGACGCGGCGGTCACGGGTCCCAACCGCAGACCGCCGTCGATCCGGTGCCGGTGCTGGCCGAACTCGTCACTGCCCTGCAGAATATGGTCAGCCGCCGCATCGACGTCTTCGACCCCATCGCGCTGTCCGTGACCCAGTTGAGCGCCTCGGACGCGATCAACGTCATCCCCGCCTCGGCGACCTTGGGTGCGACTGTGCGCACGCTGTCGGACGCATCACTCGACATCGTCCGCACCCGCTCGAAGCAGCTCGCCGACGGCATCGCCGCCGCCCATGGATGCAGCGCCGAAGTGGACTTCGATGCCCAGTACCCGGTCACGGTCAACGACGATGACGAAACCGCATGGGCCATGGAAGAACTCCGCGTCCTCCTCGGCGAGGATCGGGTGAAGCTCCTCGAACAGCCGATCATGCCGAGTGAGGACTTCTCCTTCGGCTTAGCCGCGGTGCCGGGCACGTATCTCATGTTCGGCGCCGAGCGCACGGACGTTCCAGCAGAGCGCCAGGGCAACAACCACTCCCCCTTCGTCATCTTCGACGATTCGGTGCTCGGCGATCAGGCGGCGCTTCTTGCTCACCTCGCGATCGAACGACTGGCGAAGGCGACGCGAACGTCATAG
- a CDS encoding YajQ family cyclic di-GMP-binding protein: MASESSFDIVSKVDRQEADNALNQAAKEINSRYDFRGTDASIAWSGEAVQLKANSEDRVKAILDVFQSKLVKRGISLKSLEDGEPYPSGKEYRIDASLKEGIDKDNAKKISKIIRDEGPKGVKAQIQGDELRVSSKKRDDLQEVIALLKGQDLDVDLQFTNYR, translated from the coding sequence ATGGCCAGCGAATCCTCATTCGACATCGTCAGTAAGGTCGACCGGCAGGAGGCCGACAACGCACTCAACCAGGCCGCGAAGGAGATCAATTCCCGCTATGACTTCCGCGGCACCGATGCGTCGATCGCCTGGAGCGGCGAAGCCGTGCAGCTGAAAGCCAACAGCGAGGACCGGGTCAAGGCCATTCTCGACGTCTTCCAGTCGAAGCTGGTCAAGCGCGGAATCTCGCTGAAGTCCCTCGAGGACGGCGAACCGTACCCCTCCGGCAAGGAGTACCGCATCGATGCATCCCTCAAAGAGGGCATCGACAAGGACAATGCGAAGAAGATCTCGAAGATCATCCGCGACGAGGGCCCCAAGGGCGTCAAAGCCCAGATCCAGGGCGACGAATTGCGCGTGAGCTCGAAGAAGCGTGATGACCTGCAGGAAGTCATCGCCCTGCTCAAGGGACAGGACCTCGACGTCGACCTGCAGTTCACGAACTACCGCTGA
- a CDS encoding glycerophosphodiester phosphodiesterase — protein MSFLQFLHDRGIVERPGSGSRPLVIAHRGYSAVVPENSLAAVDAARALGVDFIEVDTSTSADGVPVILHDPDLDRTTNRRGPVVNLTAEELSFVDAGSWMGPGFNGVRIPTLSAVMRDIQHRGGELLLELKGEWSSGAVARISELVVETGIADRMIVQSFNIGTLETCRDLLPMVARFLLRMVPKPEDIEVARELGAVAINPSYKGFSMRKSVVTEIMDNDLGVFVWTADEMNEWRELLGAEVDGIITNHPGRLQGFLAGRFDPVK, from the coding sequence ATGAGTTTTCTGCAGTTCCTCCACGATCGGGGCATCGTCGAGCGCCCTGGATCCGGAAGTCGCCCACTGGTGATCGCGCACCGCGGCTATTCGGCTGTTGTGCCCGAGAACAGCCTCGCCGCGGTCGACGCGGCGCGTGCTCTGGGGGTCGACTTCATCGAGGTCGACACCTCGACCAGCGCCGACGGTGTTCCCGTGATCCTCCACGATCCGGATCTGGACCGAACCACGAATCGCAGAGGTCCCGTCGTCAATCTCACCGCCGAAGAGCTGTCGTTCGTCGACGCCGGTTCGTGGATGGGCCCCGGATTCAACGGAGTGCGCATCCCGACCCTGTCGGCCGTGATGAGGGATATTCAGCACCGAGGCGGGGAACTCCTCCTTGAGCTCAAAGGGGAGTGGTCATCGGGTGCGGTGGCGAGGATCTCCGAACTGGTGGTCGAAACCGGGATTGCCGACCGGATGATCGTCCAGTCGTTCAACATCGGGACGCTGGAGACCTGTCGGGACTTGCTGCCGATGGTCGCTCGCTTCCTTCTGCGCATGGTTCCCAAGCCCGAGGACATCGAGGTCGCTCGCGAACTCGGGGCGGTGGCGATCAATCCTTCGTACAAGGGATTCTCGATGCGCAAATCGGTCGTCACAGAGATCATGGACAACGACCTCGGCGTTTTCGTCTGGACTGCCGATGAGATGAACGAATGGCGGGAACTCCTCGGTGCCGAGGTCGATGGGATCATCACGAACCATCCGGGTCGACTGCAGGGATTCCTGGCCGGGCGATTCGACCCGGTGAAATAG
- a CDS encoding FAD-dependent oxidoreductase, whose translation MTRPFRVAIVGAGPAGIYAADLMTKAERDFDLSIDLFDRLPTPFGLVRYGVAPDHPRIKGIINALIKVLDRGDIRLFSNVEYGVDLHLEELTDRYDAVIFSTGCFVDAALDLPGIDLPGSYGAADFVNWYDSHPDVSQSWPLDAERVAVIGNGNVALDVARVLAKQADDMHTTEIPDHVYEGLKSSKVTDVHIFGRRGPAQAKFTPLELRELGAVKDVDLIVYPEDFEFDEGSMQAIESSNQTKQVAKTLTDFTMREPTGAKRRLHLHFLHAPVAILGEDQVTGLRTERMELDGSGGVNGTGSFHDWELDAVYRAVGYAGTQLPQLPFDDRKRVIPNHEGRVVDSDDQTAAAEADVVQGVYTTGWIKRGPVGLIGHTKGDALETIGHILDDRAAGVLTDPVYPDESAIVELLESKGVDFVDWEGYHRVESAEKAAGEVEGRERIKLATREAMLAEARGHVTAESVGQPSAGS comes from the coding sequence ATGACTCGTCCCTTCCGGGTGGCCATCGTCGGCGCCGGTCCTGCTGGGATCTACGCGGCCGATCTCATGACGAAGGCGGAGCGTGATTTCGATCTGAGCATCGATCTCTTCGACCGTCTGCCGACTCCCTTCGGACTCGTCCGCTACGGAGTCGCCCCCGACCACCCGCGGATCAAGGGCATCATCAACGCCCTGATCAAGGTCCTCGACCGAGGCGACATCCGCCTGTTCTCCAACGTCGAGTACGGAGTCGACCTCCACCTCGAAGAGCTCACCGACCGCTATGACGCGGTGATCTTCTCCACCGGCTGCTTCGTCGATGCCGCACTCGATCTGCCAGGCATCGATCTTCCCGGATCCTATGGTGCCGCTGACTTCGTCAACTGGTACGACTCGCATCCTGACGTCTCGCAGTCCTGGCCGTTGGACGCCGAGCGCGTCGCCGTCATCGGCAACGGCAATGTCGCCCTCGACGTCGCCCGTGTGCTGGCGAAGCAGGCCGACGATATGCACACCACGGAGATCCCCGACCACGTGTATGAGGGGCTGAAGTCCTCGAAGGTCACCGACGTCCACATCTTCGGCCGCCGCGGACCCGCCCAGGCGAAGTTCACCCCGTTGGAGCTGCGTGAGCTCGGCGCCGTCAAGGACGTCGACCTCATCGTCTACCCGGAGGACTTCGAGTTCGACGAAGGGTCGATGCAGGCGATCGAGTCGAGCAACCAGACCAAACAGGTCGCGAAGACGCTCACGGACTTCACCATGCGCGAACCCACCGGAGCGAAGCGACGCCTCCACCTGCACTTCCTGCACGCACCGGTCGCCATCCTCGGCGAGGACCAGGTGACGGGGCTGCGCACCGAACGCATGGAACTCGACGGCTCCGGCGGTGTCAACGGCACAGGCAGCTTCCACGACTGGGAGCTCGATGCCGTCTACCGTGCCGTCGGCTATGCGGGCACTCAGCTGCCGCAGCTGCCCTTCGACGATCGCAAGCGCGTGATCCCGAACCACGAGGGTCGCGTCGTCGACTCCGATGATCAGACCGCGGCCGCCGAAGCCGATGTCGTTCAGGGCGTGTACACCACCGGGTGGATCAAGCGCGGACCCGTCGGCCTCATCGGCCACACGAAGGGCGATGCGCTCGAGACCATCGGCCACATCCTCGACGACCGTGCCGCCGGGGTGCTCACCGATCCGGTGTACCCGGACGAATCGGCCATCGTCGAACTCCTCGAATCCAAGGGCGTCGACTTCGTCGATTGGGAGGGCTACCACCGCGTCGAATCGGCCGAGAAGGCCGCCGGCGAGGTCGAAGGCCGTGAGCGGATCAAGCTCGCCACCCGTGAGGCGATGCTCGCCGAGGCGCGCGGACACGTCACCGCCGAATCCGTCGGTCAACCGTCCGCCGGCAGCTGA
- the rarD gene encoding EamA family transporter RarD: MSQNPAPDESAIRRAGLINGFSAYLLWGVMPLLFAAAAPTGALELVSHRVIWSLGFCAILLVFTGGFLRTWQILRSPRLFSLLLLASVLIAINWTTFIYGVETNQLVEISLGYYLNPLISIGLGVIFLGEKLRPLQWTAVGFGLLAVIIVGIGLGRVPYLAFTVALSFGLYGLVKNKVGSRVGALEGMTVESLVLAVPSAIYLIVLGSLGLQTFSGFGGWHVFVIIITGPATAIPLILFSAAARRIPLSWVGMLQYLTPTIQFTLGVTVLGEMMSTTRWVGFFVIWIAVVLLCTDMIRHSRRRS; this comes from the coding sequence GTGAGCCAGAACCCTGCCCCCGATGAGAGCGCAATCCGCCGTGCCGGCCTGATCAACGGATTCTCCGCCTACCTGCTGTGGGGTGTGATGCCGTTGCTCTTCGCCGCCGCGGCCCCCACCGGCGCCCTCGAACTCGTCTCCCACCGAGTCATCTGGTCGCTGGGCTTCTGCGCCATCCTCCTCGTCTTCACCGGCGGATTCCTCCGCACCTGGCAGATTCTGCGCTCACCGCGGCTCTTCAGCCTCCTGCTTCTGGCATCCGTACTCATCGCCATCAACTGGACGACATTCATCTACGGGGTCGAAACCAACCAACTCGTCGAGATCTCCCTGGGCTACTACCTCAACCCGCTCATCTCCATCGGACTCGGCGTCATCTTCCTCGGCGAGAAGCTGCGCCCGCTGCAGTGGACTGCCGTGGGCTTCGGCCTGCTCGCCGTCATCATCGTCGGCATCGGCCTCGGCCGCGTCCCCTATCTCGCATTCACCGTCGCCCTGTCGTTCGGACTCTACGGACTGGTGAAGAACAAGGTCGGCAGCCGAGTCGGCGCACTCGAAGGCATGACTGTCGAAAGCCTCGTCCTCGCCGTTCCCTCGGCGATCTACCTCATCGTCCTCGGCTCGCTGGGGCTGCAGACGTTCTCCGGATTCGGCGGCTGGCACGTCTTCGTCATCATCATCACCGGGCCCGCCACCGCGATCCCGCTCATCCTCTTCAGCGCCGCCGCCCGCCGCATCCCGCTGTCCTGGGTGGGCATGCTCCAATATCTCACCCCGACCATCCAATTCACCCTCGGCGTCACGGTGCTCGGCGAGATGATGTCGACGACCCGCTGGGTCGGCTTCTTTGTCATCTGGATCGCCGTGGTCCTGCTGTGCACGGACATGATCCGCCACAGCCGACGCCGCTCCTGA
- a CDS encoding GntR family transcriptional regulator: MIDDAKPLFTQIAEKVEDSILNGTLPELSRAPSTNELASFYSINPATAAKGINRLVDKGVLEKRRGIGMFVTEGARALLINEHRTTFSENFISPLLNEANRLGLGSKDVIALIEERSRELHLTTAIDPTAAKG, translated from the coding sequence GTGATCGACGACGCCAAACCCCTGTTCACTCAGATCGCCGAGAAGGTCGAGGACTCGATCCTCAACGGCACCCTGCCCGAGCTCTCCCGAGCACCATCGACGAACGAGCTCGCGTCCTTCTACTCGATCAATCCGGCCACCGCAGCCAAGGGCATCAACCGGCTCGTCGACAAGGGCGTGTTGGAGAAGCGCCGCGGCATCGGGATGTTCGTCACCGAGGGCGCCCGCGCTCTGCTCATCAACGAACACCGCACCACGTTCTCCGAGAACTTCATCAGTCCCCTGCTCAACGAGGCCAACCGCCTCGGTCTGGGGTCGAAGGACGTGATCGCGCTCATCGAAGAGCGCTCCCGAGAACTCCACCTGACCACCGCAATCGATCCGACCGCAGCGAAGGGATGA
- a CDS encoding ABC transporter ATP-binding protein has translation MNSVVEVRHLTKTYKTATALDDVSLSISEDSIYGLLGRNGAGKTTLMSILTAQNFATNGDVEVFGEDPYENARVLNRMCFVRESQKYADDSNARHALANARLFFPHWDQEFADQLVDDFALPLKTPIKKLSRGQQSAVGVIIGLASRAEITFFDEPYLGFDAVARQTFYDRLITDYAEFPRTIVLSSHLIDEVADLIEKVIVIDRGRIIMDETTEEVRSRAVNVVGDADAINRLVAGREVIHRESLGRVASVTMLGHLSNADRELVADANLDLTPVSLQQLVVRSTQADLADPSAAETDSRSLQS, from the coding sequence ATGAACTCCGTCGTCGAGGTCCGCCACCTCACCAAGACGTACAAGACCGCCACCGCTCTCGATGATGTCAGCTTGAGCATCTCCGAGGACTCGATCTACGGACTGCTCGGACGCAACGGCGCCGGCAAGACCACCCTGATGTCCATCCTCACCGCCCAGAATTTCGCGACCAACGGCGACGTCGAGGTCTTCGGGGAGGATCCGTATGAGAACGCCCGCGTGCTCAATCGCATGTGCTTCGTCCGCGAGAGCCAGAAGTACGCGGACGACTCCAATGCCCGGCACGCTCTGGCCAACGCCCGTCTCTTCTTCCCGCATTGGGATCAGGAATTCGCCGACCAGCTCGTCGACGACTTCGCTCTGCCGCTGAAGACGCCGATCAAGAAGCTCTCCCGCGGTCAGCAGTCGGCCGTCGGCGTCATCATCGGCCTCGCCTCCCGAGCCGAGATCACGTTCTTCGATGAGCCCTACCTCGGCTTCGACGCCGTGGCCCGGCAGACCTTCTACGACCGGCTCATCACCGACTACGCCGAGTTTCCGCGCACCATCGTGCTCTCGAGCCACCTCATCGACGAAGTCGCCGATCTCATCGAGAAGGTCATCGTCATCGACCGCGGCCGGATCATCATGGATGAGACCACCGAGGAGGTCCGCAGTCGTGCGGTCAACGTCGTCGGGGATGCCGACGCGATCAATCGGCTCGTCGCCGGTCGCGAGGTCATCCACCGCGAATCACTCGGCCGAGTCGCCTCGGTGACGATGCTCGGCCACCTCAGCAATGCCGACCGAGAACTCGTCGCCGACGCCAACCTCGACCTCACACCCGTCTCCCTGCAGCAGCTCGTCGTCCGCAGCACTCAGGCGGACCTCGCCGATCCGTCGGCAGCGGAGACCGACTCAAGGAGTCTGCAATCATGA
- a CDS encoding DnaJ family domain-containing protein, which produces MSDDTDDAQSPRRLNSLEDRNAVVESALDRAVKRGDFDDLPGLGKPLTGLHSSSDPDWWIKQKMDSEGINGVAPAAFQLRKENAVLEDTVDAFSTESEVRDYLAGFNARVREAVMDLRNGPPVFTPPRDVEKEIVAWRLRRNSQKNDTVTEAEPGDQLADPRSVGSPRRWWHRFRR; this is translated from the coding sequence ATGAGCGATGACACGGACGACGCGCAGTCGCCTCGGCGTCTGAATTCACTCGAGGACCGAAACGCTGTCGTCGAATCCGCTCTCGACCGAGCCGTCAAGCGCGGTGATTTCGATGATCTGCCGGGCCTGGGCAAGCCGTTGACCGGGTTGCACAGCTCATCTGATCCTGATTGGTGGATCAAGCAGAAGATGGATTCCGAAGGCATCAACGGCGTCGCTCCGGCGGCGTTTCAGCTGCGCAAGGAGAACGCCGTCCTCGAAGACACCGTCGACGCCTTCTCCACCGAGTCCGAGGTCCGCGACTACCTCGCCGGCTTCAATGCCCGGGTGCGGGAGGCCGTGATGGATCTGCGCAACGGCCCGCCCGTGTTCACTCCGCCCCGCGACGTGGAGAAGGAGATCGTCGCATGGAGGCTGCGGCGGAATTCGCAGAAGAACGACACGGTCACCGAGGCGGAACCGGGGGACCAGCTGGCTGATCCGAGGTCGGTGGGTTCGCCTCGGCGATGGTGGCATCGTTTCCGTCGCTGA
- a CDS encoding acyltransferase family protein, producing the protein MTTSIPRHRDLTLDLARVVCVLVVVFVHLLLVGVGRNPDGSPFIINPVSGERWFAPATWIAEIMPMFFVVGGFAAKVGWESAQRRGESASTFVRTRLRRLALPALPLFIVLTAALTFVQILGVDPELADAIAVPVGSVLWFLAAYALAQALAPWMIRWHERNPWLALVVLFAGAFFVDVVRLVVGIQGLGLERIPADGYGVGDELFGLPNVAFVWLFAQQIGFCLRDGWFSRLRWWNLVMIVAGFACLGLLVILGEYSASMLTNQWPPTLPLAVLAVIQAALLTLLNRPLTAIMDRRFAQAIVFFLGRRLMSVYLWHVPAIVLLTGIQLLWLPMPDPGTGAWWLTRPVFVIAVLLVVWAISTTTKRWESPRPVLSPRWPSDAVTVTAVALFVFQSLAISSYGLDLPLAILGLVCTTIVVNLTQDSATARSRISDGNDATIAEANPPTSDQPAGPPVPPR; encoded by the coding sequence GTGACCACCTCGATCCCCCGCCACCGTGACCTCACCCTCGACCTCGCCCGCGTCGTCTGTGTGCTCGTCGTCGTGTTCGTCCACCTCCTGCTCGTCGGGGTCGGCCGCAACCCGGACGGCTCACCTTTCATCATCAACCCGGTCTCGGGCGAGCGCTGGTTCGCCCCGGCCACCTGGATCGCCGAGATCATGCCGATGTTCTTCGTCGTCGGCGGATTCGCGGCCAAGGTCGGCTGGGAATCAGCCCAACGTCGCGGCGAATCGGCTTCGACCTTCGTCCGCACCCGCCTGCGGCGCCTCGCGCTTCCGGCCCTGCCGCTCTTCATCGTCCTCACTGCTGCTCTCACCTTCGTCCAGATTCTCGGCGTGGATCCCGAATTGGCCGACGCCATCGCCGTCCCTGTCGGTTCCGTGCTGTGGTTCCTCGCCGCATACGCCCTCGCCCAGGCGCTGGCACCGTGGATGATCCGCTGGCATGAACGCAATCCGTGGCTGGCCCTCGTCGTCCTCTTCGCCGGAGCCTTCTTCGTCGATGTCGTCCGCTTGGTCGTCGGCATCCAGGGCCTCGGGCTCGAGCGGATCCCCGCCGACGGCTATGGGGTCGGTGACGAACTCTTCGGTCTGCCCAACGTCGCCTTCGTCTGGCTCTTCGCCCAGCAGATCGGCTTCTGCCTGCGCGACGGCTGGTTCTCCCGTCTCCGCTGGTGGAACCTCGTCATGATCGTCGCCGGATTCGCCTGTCTGGGACTGCTCGTCATCCTCGGCGAATACTCGGCGTCCATGCTCACGAACCAATGGCCGCCGACCCTGCCGCTGGCCGTCCTTGCCGTCATCCAAGCCGCCCTGCTGACCCTGCTCAACCGACCGCTGACAGCGATCATGGACCGCCGCTTCGCACAGGCCATCGTGTTCTTCCTCGGCAGGCGACTCATGTCCGTCTACCTATGGCACGTGCCGGCCATCGTCCTGCTCACCGGAATCCAGCTGCTGTGGCTGCCGATGCCCGATCCCGGCACAGGAGCCTGGTGGCTGACCCGTCCGGTCTTCGTTATCGCCGTCCTGCTCGTCGTATGGGCGATCTCAACGACCACGAAACGCTGGGAGAGCCCGCGCCCGGTCCTCTCCCCGAGGTGGCCCTCCGATGCCGTCACCGTCACCGCCGTGGCCCTGTTCGTCTTCCAATCCCTGGCGATCTCGAGCTACGGACTCGACCTGCCGCTGGCTATCCTCGGCCTGGTGTGCACCACGATCGTGGTCAACCTCACCCAAGACAGCGCCACCGCTCGATCCCGGATCAGCGACGGAAACGATGCCACCATCGCCGAGGCGAACCCACCGACCTCGGATCAGCCAGCTGGTCCCCCGGTTCCGCCTCGGTGA
- a CDS encoding GTP pyrophosphokinase, translating to MKSESLLKTIVERAYVERLDAWQLAAARIKHWLTEQQKGLLKDKDISRLDVDGHRIKDAARTLAKLTEKIEDDPLLTITTTEDVEDQIRDIVGIKVLCKSPRDQSMMFAALRDPDQLGPFELIEWKDYTDPPKASGYRACHVILRIPSDQGAPVFAEIQVKTRLQDAWSELTHEDMYKPGAAMKPSKLHGEFARAMANMLATVDDMADTLAVELTALTNPEPVVEIDELREQDSGIDVRVRATGPKYALAVDGSGRQGLIPAFAIRRLSGQKGTIKVNDFIHLDDRLRVSVEEDSKGLYYIPLELPEH from the coding sequence GTGAAAAGCGAATCGCTGCTCAAAACGATCGTCGAACGTGCCTATGTCGAACGCCTCGACGCCTGGCAGCTGGCGGCTGCGCGGATCAAGCACTGGCTGACCGAACAGCAGAAGGGGCTGCTCAAGGACAAGGACATCTCCCGCCTCGACGTCGACGGCCATCGGATCAAGGACGCGGCACGGACCCTGGCGAAGCTGACCGAGAAGATCGAAGACGATCCGCTGCTGACGATCACCACCACCGAGGATGTCGAAGACCAGATCCGCGATATCGTCGGCATCAAAGTGCTGTGCAAATCACCGCGCGACCAGTCGATGATGTTCGCCGCACTCCGCGATCCCGACCAACTCGGACCCTTCGAACTCATCGAGTGGAAGGACTACACAGACCCGCCGAAGGCCAGCGGCTACCGCGCCTGCCATGTCATCCTGCGTATTCCTTCCGATCAGGGGGCGCCGGTCTTCGCCGAGATCCAGGTCAAGACCCGACTCCAGGATGCGTGGAGCGAATTGACCCATGAGGACATGTACAAGCCCGGCGCGGCGATGAAGCCGAGCAAGCTGCACGGCGAATTCGCCCGCGCCATGGCGAACATGCTCGCCACCGTCGATGACATGGCCGATACTCTGGCCGTCGAACTCACCGCGCTGACGAACCCGGAGCCCGTCGTCGAGATCGACGAACTGCGAGAGCAGGATTCGGGCATCGACGTCCGGGTCCGCGCGACCGGTCCGAAGTACGCGCTCGCCGTCGACGGTTCGGGACGGCAGGGACTCATCCCCGCCTTCGCGATCCGCCGTCTCAGCGGTCAGAAGGGCACCATCAAGGTCAACGACTTCATCCACCTCGACGATCGCCTCCGGGTCAGTGTCGAGGAGGACTCGAAAGGTCTGTACTACATTCCGCTCGAGCTCCCCGAACACTGA
- a CDS encoding permease: MTHTQASAPVRSPQRLGAADWIGLGVLALLLVVGLSWSKWLPYWDKAWTLSKTSLWDGAPLFDAAGQTVSLSGAWDFTLVYFTAVWKALLVALLVAAAIDALVPRDWLLKLLNRRSHTGQSLVGAALSMPSMMCTCCAAPVAAGLRDSGVRRSAALAYWVGNPLLNPAVIIFLALVLPWQYMAVRIVFALLVAVGAAALIGRWVNGPAEVAPEPAPASANLLSLPVRYLRSLARFTLILVPEHLALVFVIGLIAPWLTGVFGLEAQLGAGAVLIVAVAATLLVIPTGGEIPIILTLVPLGVGAGVTGALLIALPALSIPSMVMVGRAMGWKTTAAMGTAVAVAAVLAGGVLALLS, from the coding sequence ATGACGCACACCCAGGCTTCGGCACCGGTGAGGAGTCCACAGAGGCTCGGTGCCGCCGATTGGATCGGGCTGGGTGTGCTCGCACTGCTGCTCGTGGTGGGCCTGAGCTGGTCGAAATGGCTGCCGTACTGGGACAAGGCATGGACGCTGAGCAAGACCTCGCTGTGGGATGGTGCTCCTCTCTTCGACGCCGCGGGGCAGACGGTGTCGCTGTCAGGGGCGTGGGACTTCACGCTCGTGTACTTCACCGCCGTGTGGAAAGCGCTGCTGGTGGCACTGCTCGTCGCGGCGGCCATCGACGCACTGGTGCCGCGTGACTGGCTGCTGAAGCTGCTCAACCGCCGCAGCCACACCGGTCAATCCCTCGTGGGTGCCGCCTTGTCGATGCCGTCGATGATGTGCACCTGCTGTGCGGCACCGGTGGCCGCAGGCCTGCGGGACTCGGGTGTGCGCCGTTCGGCCGCTCTTGCCTATTGGGTGGGCAATCCGCTGCTCAACCCCGCTGTCATCATCTTCTTGGCCCTCGTCCTGCCGTGGCAGTACATGGCGGTACGCATCGTCTTCGCGCTCCTCGTCGCGGTCGGTGCCGCCGCGCTCATCGGACGGTGGGTGAACGGCCCCGCCGAGGTGGCACCGGAGCCCGCACCCGCCTCGGCGAATCTGCTGTCTCTGCCCGTGCGCTATCTGCGGTCCTTGGCCAGGTTCACCCTCATCCTCGTTCCCGAACACCTCGCGCTCGTTTTCGTCATCGGACTCATTGCACCGTGGCTGACCGGGGTCTTCGGACTCGAAGCCCAGTTGGGAGCCGGTGCCGTCCTCATCGTGGCGGTCGCCGCGACCCTGCTGGTCATCCCCACCGGCGGAGAGATCCCGATCATCCTCACCCTCGTGCCTCTCGGCGTCGGAGCCGGTGTCACAGGTGCTCTGCTCATCGCCCTGCCGGCGCTGAGTATCCCCTCGATGGTCATGGTCGGGCGAGCCATGGGGTGGAAGACGACCGCGGCGATGGGCACGGCAGTGGCGGTCGCCGCGGTGCTCGCCGGGGGAGTGCTGGCTCTGCTCAGCTGA